A genomic window from Peromyscus maniculatus bairdii isolate BWxNUB_F1_BW_parent chromosome 1, HU_Pman_BW_mat_3.1, whole genome shotgun sequence includes:
- the Pold4 gene encoding DNA polymerase delta subunit 4, protein MGRKRLITDSYPVVKKREGPPGHCKGELAPELGEDTQSLSQEDAELELLRQFDLAWQYGPCTGITRLQRWHRAEQMGLKPPLEVHQVLKTHPEDPRFQCSLWHLYPL, encoded by the exons ATGGGCCGGAAGCGGCTCATCACTGACTCCTACCCTGTtgtgaagaagagggaggggcccCCTGGGCACTGCAAGGGGGAGCTGGCACCAGAGCTAG GGGAAGACACCCAGTCCCTCAGCCAGGAGGACGCAGAGCTGGAGTTGCTGAGGCAGTTTGACCTGGCCTGGCAGTATGGGCCTTGCACAG GTATCACACGGCTTCAACGCTGGCATCGGGCAGAGCAGATGGGCTTGAAGCCCCCCCTAGAGGTGCACCAGGTGCTGAAGACACACCCTGAAGACCCCCGCTTCCAATGCAG CCTCTGGCATCTCTACCCACTCTGA